The Candidatus Rokuibacteriota bacterium genome window below encodes:
- a CDS encoding SHOCT domain-containing protein yields the protein MLAFWVLVIVGIVLGIRWLVGAGRASGPDRAVEILRERYARGEISREEFEARKRDLV from the coding sequence ATGCTCGCCTTCTGGGTCCTCGTCATCGTCGGCATCGTCCTCGGCATCCGCTGGCTCGTGGGAGCCGGACGCGCCTCGGGTCCCGACCGGGCCGTCGAGATCCTCCGCGAGCGCTACGCCCGAGGGGAGATCAGCCGGGAGGAATTCGAGGCGCGCAAGC